A genomic segment from Malaclemys terrapin pileata isolate rMalTer1 chromosome 1, rMalTer1.hap1, whole genome shotgun sequence encodes:
- the ZAR1L gene encoding ZAR1-like protein, giving the protein MERFIYPLYSVYQGYGGIFTSSQGEGFVGPKKKQPKWKQSKGSSSPSPGVPTTPSTAAAPEPADYLDSYMGAQLKVLLSQVSLGLTPWLHKANTKEVGVQVNPRVDASVQCLMGNVFSPKTCSKTRCSCPQKKRHIDLKRTHRQELCGRCKGKRLFCDNTYSFKYIV; this is encoded by the exons ATGGAGAGATTTATCTATCCCCTCTACAGTGTGTACCAGGGGTATGGTGGCATCTTCACATCCAGCCAGGGAGAGGGCTTTGTGGGCCCCAAAAAGAAGCAGCCCAAGTGGAAGCaaagcaaaggcagcagcagcccTTCCCCGGGTGTTCCCACCACTCCCTCCACAGCAGCTGCCCCGGAGCCCGCTGACTACCTGGACAGCTACATGGGGGCGCAGCTCAAGGTGCTGCTGTCCCAAGTGAGCCTGGGCCTCACCCCCTGGCTCCACAAGGCCAACACCaaggaggtgggggtgcaggtgaaCCCGCGGGTGGACGCCTCAGTGCAGTGCTTGATGGG GAATGTCTTCTCTCCTAAGACTTGTTCAAAGACTCGTTGCTCCTGCCCCCAGAAGAAAAGACACATTGACCTCAAGAGAACCCACCGCCAAGAGCTGTGTGGTCGCTGTAAAGGCAAGAGATTATTCTGTGACAACACTTACAGCTTTAAGTACATTGTTTGA